The following proteins come from a genomic window of Frankia casuarinae:
- a CDS encoding succinate dehydrogenase/fumarate reductase iron-sulfur subunit, whose amino-acid sequence MKLTLRIWRQAGPDEPGRMVTYEVPDANPDMSFLELLDVLNERLTLRGEEPVSFDHDCREGICGACGVVINGQAHGPRERTTTCQLHVREFSDGDVIDVEPWRSVAFGVVRDLMVDRSGLDRIIQAGGYISAPTGSAPEAHSTPVPKAVADTAFDNATCIGCGACVAACPNGSAMLFTSAKVVHLNSLPQGAPERASRTLNLVEAMDAEGFGGCTNTGECTVACPKGIPLDSIATLNREVLRASIGLR is encoded by the coding sequence ACCCTTCGGATCTGGCGCCAGGCCGGACCGGACGAACCGGGCCGCATGGTCACCTACGAGGTGCCCGACGCGAACCCGGACATGTCCTTCCTCGAACTGCTCGACGTGCTCAACGAGCGGCTGACCCTGCGGGGCGAGGAGCCGGTCAGCTTCGACCACGACTGCCGCGAGGGCATCTGCGGCGCCTGCGGAGTGGTCATCAACGGCCAGGCCCACGGCCCCCGGGAACGGACCACCACCTGCCAGCTGCATGTGCGGGAGTTCTCCGACGGGGACGTCATCGACGTCGAGCCGTGGCGCTCGGTCGCGTTCGGCGTCGTCCGCGACCTGATGGTGGACCGCTCCGGCCTCGACCGGATCATCCAGGCCGGCGGCTACATCAGCGCCCCGACGGGCAGCGCCCCCGAGGCGCACTCCACCCCGGTGCCCAAGGCCGTCGCGGACACCGCGTTCGACAACGCCACCTGCATCGGCTGCGGCGCCTGTGTCGCGGCCTGCCCCAACGGCTCGGCCATGCTGTTCACCTCGGCGAAGGTCGTGCACCTCAACAGCCTGCCCCAGGGCGCCCCGGAGCGGGCGAGCCGCACGCTCAACCTGGTCGAGGCCATGGACGCCGAGGGCTTCGGCGGGTGCACCAACACCGGGGAGTGCACCGTCGCCTGCCCGAAGGGCATCCCACTGGACAGCATCGCCACGCTCAACCGCGAGGTCCTGCGGGCCTCGATCGGCCTCCGGTAG
- a CDS encoding isocitrate lyase/phosphoenolpyruvate mutase family protein gives MTLDWFSTDTPVRLGLGVHDGLSACVTDKQNIDFVWVSSFCVSAVLGLPDLGLVDSSEMASVVRTVVRATRYPVVVDMDSGYGGPAQGRPGGADNLPGRRERGVHRGQHAGQAVEPVPR, from the coding sequence ATGACACTCGACTGGTTCTCGACCGATACTCCTGTACGTCTCGGGTTGGGGGTGCATGATGGCCTGTCCGCTTGTGTGACTGACAAGCAGAACATCGACTTCGTCTGGGTGAGCAGTTTCTGTGTGTCCGCCGTGCTGGGCCTTCCCGATCTCGGACTAGTGGATTCCTCCGAGATGGCCAGTGTGGTACGGACCGTGGTGAGGGCGACGCGTTATCCGGTGGTTGTGGACATGGATTCCGGGTACGGGGGGCCCGCGCAAGGTAGACCTGGCGGCGCGGACAATCTCCCAGGCCGGCGCGAGCGCGGTGTGCATCGAGGACAACACGCTGGACAAGCGGTCGAGCCTGTACCCCGGTGA